The proteins below are encoded in one region of Scylla paramamosain isolate STU-SP2022 chromosome 8, ASM3559412v1, whole genome shotgun sequence:
- the LOC135102690 gene encoding VPS35 endosomal protein-sorting factor-like isoform X4: MALEWKTAARQWGVEKKALTALPTSTHPLQGVRDRSLKEYEPSRDKKPKTLIQSMVMDPLSAVLDDGPDPLSDLLAASDPLSAQTYTGSQKGLKDSQEEEASSPSRWHTTWTQTQNHILANFTTSSTLTFMSSFLHPSDTGVVKTQTAVPERHRAQGMSGSERIRARLEQMDTLDEIGSGVVREVGGLTQGEFTNRLNSLKQEMIEAWNSDQRVKALKIGIQCVKLLNLSAPEHFYPSKFVLVMDILSTLADLVYQRLKQKALNESSPASNASVARLEAQETARNWFYKVASIRELLPRLYLEAALLPCYSLTDEKEGEQALVRLARMTRGIGDPLIAAYTRMFVCRMGVDVVPTLTHYIVATIEDFLHTLTQLQLSLAQGTWPEGETDMNMGEDKNVLAARVFAPPLQWMMQCLAGRASQQELQNIVRMCEGAEGLGQNLMLAALLNSFPNDFVALHALPLTQLIASCLYSGKSKHELLSALGRCVNKVPPAQQQQLSLLNGVWKLITHIPLTNDYLATAGVWLEYTAKHFSSFEVNTLLGDVLKHVGAERTQEQMHYSSLLMLVSTALTNSTDPHSLFSMNNFLGLLSVFQRDSVSAGDGVTRGVVEALLSHHPGHITDPALVQHLLTFCGALHDSINALTTDDERRQLSQLIISFIRQVNFGRDFEQQLDFYVNARAAFSNLDSVLAALIQCVCQLAVATWQVVHGQHSGKTAAFVRACAAYCFITVPSLTSSATRLRLYLLSGNVALLNNCLGQGDACMKAAIRELLEVAGSQDTEGGGSVADTLRTLTANLASTLIATPDPPDASPPLYLLRGLTNAIHSFPWPKETDTQAFLSITLLHALSAACQDDLPYHIHSVEGNDALYGGDPQVCQEANSLSTLLLQDIVTHIQSLSGVHEKRCGPVALELFWCIVTWADLTDTHMMNVATLMWSYIMKFIASQVVKQVRELLMKQSSYGKKGLPQLIQHCKG, translated from the exons ATGGCGCTGGAGTG GAAGACCGCAGCTCGGCAATGGGGGGTGGAGAAGAAAGCCCTGACTGCACTGCCAACCAGCACTCATCCTCTGCAGGGG GTGAGGGACAGATCACTGAAAGAATATGAGCCATCTCGAGACAAGAAGCCAAAAACTCTAATTCAGTCA ATGGTGATGGATCCCTTGTCAGCTGTTTTGGATGATGGCCCAGACCCTCTAAGTGACCTCCTGGCAGCCTCGGATCCTCTTTCTGCTCAGACATACACTGGCTCTCAGAAA GGCCTAAAGgacagccaggaggaggaggccagttCCCCTAGCAGATGGCACACCACCTGGACACAGACCCAGAACCACATCCTGGCCAACTTCACCACCTCCAGCACCCTCACCTTCATGTCCAGCTTCCTGCATCCCTCGGACACAG GTGTAGTGAAGACTCAGACTGCTGTCCCTGAAAGACACCGGGCACAAG GAATGAGTGGCAGTGAGCGGATCCGTGCACGGCTGGAGCAGATGGACACCCTGGACGAGATTGGCAGTGGGGTGGTGCGGGAGGTGGGTGGTCTCACGCAGGGAGAGTTCACCAACCGCCTCAACTCACTCAAACAGGAGATGATCGAGGCCTGGAACTCTGACCAGCGGGTGAAGGCGCTCAAGATTGGCATCCAG TGTGTGAAGCTGCTCAACCTCTCGGCACCCGAGCACTTCTACCCTAGTAAGTTTGTGTTGGTGATGGACATCCTGAGCACACTGGCTGACCTCGTGTACCAGCGCCTCAAGCAGAAGGCACTTAACGAGAG TTCGCCAGCTAGCAATGCAAGTGTTGCCAGACTGGAGGCGCAGGAGACAGCCCGTAACTGGTTCTACAAGGTGGCCTCCATCAGGGAGCTGCTTCCAAGGTTGTACCTGGAGGCTGCTCTTCTGCCATGTTACTCCCTCACTGATGAAAA agagGGTGAACAAGCTCTGGTACGGCTTGCCCGGATGACCCGAGGCATTGGAGATCCCCTGATTGCTGCCTACACCCGCATGTTCGTGTGTCGCATGGGTGTGGATGTGGTGCCCACCCTCACCCATTACATTGTGGCCACCATTGAGGACTTCCTGCACACTCTCACTCAGCTGCAA TTGTCATTGGCACAGGGCACGTGGCCCGAGGGAGAGACGGACATGAACATGGGGGAGGACAAGAATGTGCTGGCAGCGCGGGTGTTTGCTCCTCCCCTGCAGTGGATGATGCAGTGCCTGGCAGGAAGGGCATCACAGCAGGAGTTGCAG aaTATTGTGCGGATGTGTGAAGGAGCAGAAGGCCTCGGCCAGAACTTAATGTTGGCTGCCCTACTCAACTCTTTCCCCAATGACTTTGTAGCCCTCCAtgcactccctctcactcagcTCATCGCCTCCTGCCTTTATTCAG GTAAGAGCAAGCATGAATTACTGTCAGCATTGGGGAGGTGTGTAAATAAGGTGCCCCCtgcccagcagcagcagctctcTCTCCTGAATGGTGTGTGGAAGCTGATCACCCACATTCCTCTCACCAATGACTACCTTGCCACCGCCGGCGTCTGGCTGGAGTACACTGCCAAGCACTTCTCG TCTTTTGAAGTGAACACACTTCTTGGAGATGTTCTGAAGCATGTGGGAGCAGAGCGAACCCAGGAGCAAATGCATTACTCCTCCCTGCTCATGTTGGTGTCCACAGCGCTCACCAATTCCACCGATCCCCACTCCCTCTTCTCAATG AACAACTTCCTTGGCCTGCTGAGTGTGTTCCAGCGCGACAGTGTGAGTGCCGGGGATGGAGTGACGCGTGGGGTGGTGGAGGCACTGCTGAGCCACCACCCAGGGCACATCACCGATCCAGCACTCGTCCAGCACCTCCTCACCTTCTGTGGGGCACTGCATGACTCAATAAA TGCCCTGACAACAGACGACGAAAGACGACAGCTTTCTCAGCTGATCATATCATTTATTCGACAAGTGAATTTTGGAAGAGACTTTGAGCAGCAGCTGGACTTTTATGTCAATGCAAGAGCTGCTTTTTCAAACCTGGACAGTGTGCTGGCTGCCCTCATTCAG tgtgtgtgtcagctggcTGTGGCCACATGGCAGGTGGTTCACGGCCAGCACTCAGGCAAGACAGCAGCCTTTGTGCGGGCATGTGCTGCCTACTGCTTCATCACAGTGCCCTCACTCACCTCCTCTGCCACTCGCCTGCGACTCTACCTCCTTTCTGGAAATGTGGCCCTTCTCAATAATTGCTTAGGACAGG GAGATGCTTGCATGAAGGCAGCCATCAGGGAGTTGCTAGAGGTAGCTGGCTCACAAgacacagaaggaggagggagtgtggcAGACACTCTCCGTACTCTGACAGCAAACTTGGCCTCAACCCTCATTGCCACACCAGACCCTCCcgatgcctctcctcctctctacctGCTTCGGGGACTCACCAATGCCATCCATTCTTTCCCGTGGCCAAAAGAAACAGATACTCAAGCATTCTTATCAATTACATTATTACATGCACTCTCTGCTGCATGTCAAGATGATTTGCCTTATCATATTCACTCAG TTGAGGGTAATGATGCCTTGTATGGTGGAGATCCACAGGTCTGCCAGGAAGCAAACTCACTGTCAACTCTACTCTTACAGGACATTGTCACTCATATACAG AGTCTTAGTGGCGTGCATGAGAAGCGGTGTGGTCCCGTGGCCCTGGAGCTGTTCTGGTGCATCGTGACCTGGGCTGACCTGACAGACACCCACATGATGAACGTGGCCACACTCATGTGGTCATACATCATGAAGTTCATTGCCTCTCAAGTTGTG AAGCAAGTCCGAGAGCTGCTGATGAAGCAGTCCTCCTATGGCAAGAAGGGTCTCCCACAGCTGATCCAGCACTGCAAAGGATAA
- the LOC135102690 gene encoding VPS35 endosomal protein-sorting factor-like isoform X3 — MALEWKTAARQWGVEKKALTALPTSTHPLQGVRDRSLKEYEPSRDKKPKTLIQSMVMDPLSAVLDDGPDPLSDLLAASDPLSAQTYTGSQKGLKDSQEEEASSPSRWHTTWTQTQNHILANFTTSSTLTFMSSFLHPSDTAESRAVPSHRRVVKTQTAVPERHRAQGMSGSERIRARLEQMDTLDEIGSGVVREVGGLTQGEFTNRLNSLKQEMIEAWNSDQRVKALKIGIQCVKLLNLSAPEHFYPSKFVLVMDILSTLADLVYQRLKQKALNESSPASNASVARLEAQETARNWFYKVASIRELLPRLYLEAALLPCYSLTDEKEGEQALVRLARMTRGIGDPLIAAYTRMFVCRMGVDVVPTLTHYIVATIEDFLHTLTQLQGTWPEGETDMNMGEDKNVLAARVFAPPLQWMMQCLAGRASQQELQNIVRMCEGAEGLGQNLMLAALLNSFPNDFVALHALPLTQLIASCLYSGKSKHELLSALGRCVNKVPPAQQQQLSLLNGVWKLITHIPLTNDYLATAGVWLEYTAKHFSSFEVNTLLGDVLKHVGAERTQEQMHYSSLLMLVSTALTNSTDPHSLFSMNNFLGLLSVFQRDSVSAGDGVTRGVVEALLSHHPGHITDPALVQHLLTFCGALHDSINALTTDDERRQLSQLIISFIRQVNFGRDFEQQLDFYVNARAAFSNLDSVLAALIQCVCQLAVATWQVVHGQHSGKTAAFVRACAAYCFITVPSLTSSATRLRLYLLSGNVALLNNCLGQGDACMKAAIRELLEVAGSQDTEGGGSVADTLRTLTANLASTLIATPDPPDASPPLYLLRGLTNAIHSFPWPKETDTQAFLSITLLHALSAACQDDLPYHIHSVEGNDALYGGDPQVCQEANSLSTLLLQDIVTHIQSLSGVHEKRCGPVALELFWCIVTWADLTDTHMMNVATLMWSYIMKFIASQVVKQVRELLMKQSSYGKKGLPQLIQHCKG; from the exons ATGGCGCTGGAGTG GAAGACCGCAGCTCGGCAATGGGGGGTGGAGAAGAAAGCCCTGACTGCACTGCCAACCAGCACTCATCCTCTGCAGGGG GTGAGGGACAGATCACTGAAAGAATATGAGCCATCTCGAGACAAGAAGCCAAAAACTCTAATTCAGTCA ATGGTGATGGATCCCTTGTCAGCTGTTTTGGATGATGGCCCAGACCCTCTAAGTGACCTCCTGGCAGCCTCGGATCCTCTTTCTGCTCAGACATACACTGGCTCTCAGAAA GGCCTAAAGgacagccaggaggaggaggccagttCCCCTAGCAGATGGCACACCACCTGGACACAGACCCAGAACCACATCCTGGCCAACTTCACCACCTCCAGCACCCTCACCTTCATGTCCAGCTTCCTGCATCCCTCGGACACAG CTGAGAGCAGAGCTGTCCCATCCCACAGAC GTGTAGTGAAGACTCAGACTGCTGTCCCTGAAAGACACCGGGCACAAG GAATGAGTGGCAGTGAGCGGATCCGTGCACGGCTGGAGCAGATGGACACCCTGGACGAGATTGGCAGTGGGGTGGTGCGGGAGGTGGGTGGTCTCACGCAGGGAGAGTTCACCAACCGCCTCAACTCACTCAAACAGGAGATGATCGAGGCCTGGAACTCTGACCAGCGGGTGAAGGCGCTCAAGATTGGCATCCAG TGTGTGAAGCTGCTCAACCTCTCGGCACCCGAGCACTTCTACCCTAGTAAGTTTGTGTTGGTGATGGACATCCTGAGCACACTGGCTGACCTCGTGTACCAGCGCCTCAAGCAGAAGGCACTTAACGAGAG TTCGCCAGCTAGCAATGCAAGTGTTGCCAGACTGGAGGCGCAGGAGACAGCCCGTAACTGGTTCTACAAGGTGGCCTCCATCAGGGAGCTGCTTCCAAGGTTGTACCTGGAGGCTGCTCTTCTGCCATGTTACTCCCTCACTGATGAAAA agagGGTGAACAAGCTCTGGTACGGCTTGCCCGGATGACCCGAGGCATTGGAGATCCCCTGATTGCTGCCTACACCCGCATGTTCGTGTGTCGCATGGGTGTGGATGTGGTGCCCACCCTCACCCATTACATTGTGGCCACCATTGAGGACTTCCTGCACACTCTCACTCAGCTGCAA GGCACGTGGCCCGAGGGAGAGACGGACATGAACATGGGGGAGGACAAGAATGTGCTGGCAGCGCGGGTGTTTGCTCCTCCCCTGCAGTGGATGATGCAGTGCCTGGCAGGAAGGGCATCACAGCAGGAGTTGCAG aaTATTGTGCGGATGTGTGAAGGAGCAGAAGGCCTCGGCCAGAACTTAATGTTGGCTGCCCTACTCAACTCTTTCCCCAATGACTTTGTAGCCCTCCAtgcactccctctcactcagcTCATCGCCTCCTGCCTTTATTCAG GTAAGAGCAAGCATGAATTACTGTCAGCATTGGGGAGGTGTGTAAATAAGGTGCCCCCtgcccagcagcagcagctctcTCTCCTGAATGGTGTGTGGAAGCTGATCACCCACATTCCTCTCACCAATGACTACCTTGCCACCGCCGGCGTCTGGCTGGAGTACACTGCCAAGCACTTCTCG TCTTTTGAAGTGAACACACTTCTTGGAGATGTTCTGAAGCATGTGGGAGCAGAGCGAACCCAGGAGCAAATGCATTACTCCTCCCTGCTCATGTTGGTGTCCACAGCGCTCACCAATTCCACCGATCCCCACTCCCTCTTCTCAATG AACAACTTCCTTGGCCTGCTGAGTGTGTTCCAGCGCGACAGTGTGAGTGCCGGGGATGGAGTGACGCGTGGGGTGGTGGAGGCACTGCTGAGCCACCACCCAGGGCACATCACCGATCCAGCACTCGTCCAGCACCTCCTCACCTTCTGTGGGGCACTGCATGACTCAATAAA TGCCCTGACAACAGACGACGAAAGACGACAGCTTTCTCAGCTGATCATATCATTTATTCGACAAGTGAATTTTGGAAGAGACTTTGAGCAGCAGCTGGACTTTTATGTCAATGCAAGAGCTGCTTTTTCAAACCTGGACAGTGTGCTGGCTGCCCTCATTCAG tgtgtgtgtcagctggcTGTGGCCACATGGCAGGTGGTTCACGGCCAGCACTCAGGCAAGACAGCAGCCTTTGTGCGGGCATGTGCTGCCTACTGCTTCATCACAGTGCCCTCACTCACCTCCTCTGCCACTCGCCTGCGACTCTACCTCCTTTCTGGAAATGTGGCCCTTCTCAATAATTGCTTAGGACAGG GAGATGCTTGCATGAAGGCAGCCATCAGGGAGTTGCTAGAGGTAGCTGGCTCACAAgacacagaaggaggagggagtgtggcAGACACTCTCCGTACTCTGACAGCAAACTTGGCCTCAACCCTCATTGCCACACCAGACCCTCCcgatgcctctcctcctctctacctGCTTCGGGGACTCACCAATGCCATCCATTCTTTCCCGTGGCCAAAAGAAACAGATACTCAAGCATTCTTATCAATTACATTATTACATGCACTCTCTGCTGCATGTCAAGATGATTTGCCTTATCATATTCACTCAG TTGAGGGTAATGATGCCTTGTATGGTGGAGATCCACAGGTCTGCCAGGAAGCAAACTCACTGTCAACTCTACTCTTACAGGACATTGTCACTCATATACAG AGTCTTAGTGGCGTGCATGAGAAGCGGTGTGGTCCCGTGGCCCTGGAGCTGTTCTGGTGCATCGTGACCTGGGCTGACCTGACAGACACCCACATGATGAACGTGGCCACACTCATGTGGTCATACATCATGAAGTTCATTGCCTCTCAAGTTGTG AAGCAAGTCCGAGAGCTGCTGATGAAGCAGTCCTCCTATGGCAAGAAGGGTCTCCCACAGCTGATCCAGCACTGCAAAGGATAA
- the LOC135102690 gene encoding VPS35 endosomal protein-sorting factor-like isoform X5 has protein sequence MVMDPLSAVLDDGPDPLSDLLAASDPLSAQTYTGSQKGLKDSQEEEASSPSRWHTTWTQTQNHILANFTTSSTLTFMSSFLHPSDTAESRAVPSHRRVVKTQTAVPERHRAQGMSGSERIRARLEQMDTLDEIGSGVVREVGGLTQGEFTNRLNSLKQEMIEAWNSDQRVKALKIGIQCVKLLNLSAPEHFYPSKFVLVMDILSTLADLVYQRLKQKALNESSPASNASVARLEAQETARNWFYKVASIRELLPRLYLEAALLPCYSLTDEKEGEQALVRLARMTRGIGDPLIAAYTRMFVCRMGVDVVPTLTHYIVATIEDFLHTLTQLQLSLAQGTWPEGETDMNMGEDKNVLAARVFAPPLQWMMQCLAGRASQQELQNIVRMCEGAEGLGQNLMLAALLNSFPNDFVALHALPLTQLIASCLYSGKSKHELLSALGRCVNKVPPAQQQQLSLLNGVWKLITHIPLTNDYLATAGVWLEYTAKHFSSFEVNTLLGDVLKHVGAERTQEQMHYSSLLMLVSTALTNSTDPHSLFSMNNFLGLLSVFQRDSVSAGDGVTRGVVEALLSHHPGHITDPALVQHLLTFCGALHDSINALTTDDERRQLSQLIISFIRQVNFGRDFEQQLDFYVNARAAFSNLDSVLAALIQCVCQLAVATWQVVHGQHSGKTAAFVRACAAYCFITVPSLTSSATRLRLYLLSGNVALLNNCLGQGDACMKAAIRELLEVAGSQDTEGGGSVADTLRTLTANLASTLIATPDPPDASPPLYLLRGLTNAIHSFPWPKETDTQAFLSITLLHALSAACQDDLPYHIHSVEGNDALYGGDPQVCQEANSLSTLLLQDIVTHIQSLSGVHEKRCGPVALELFWCIVTWADLTDTHMMNVATLMWSYIMKFIASQVVKQVRELLMKQSSYGKKGLPQLIQHCKG, from the exons ATGGTGATGGATCCCTTGTCAGCTGTTTTGGATGATGGCCCAGACCCTCTAAGTGACCTCCTGGCAGCCTCGGATCCTCTTTCTGCTCAGACATACACTGGCTCTCAGAAA GGCCTAAAGgacagccaggaggaggaggccagttCCCCTAGCAGATGGCACACCACCTGGACACAGACCCAGAACCACATCCTGGCCAACTTCACCACCTCCAGCACCCTCACCTTCATGTCCAGCTTCCTGCATCCCTCGGACACAG CTGAGAGCAGAGCTGTCCCATCCCACAGAC GTGTAGTGAAGACTCAGACTGCTGTCCCTGAAAGACACCGGGCACAAG GAATGAGTGGCAGTGAGCGGATCCGTGCACGGCTGGAGCAGATGGACACCCTGGACGAGATTGGCAGTGGGGTGGTGCGGGAGGTGGGTGGTCTCACGCAGGGAGAGTTCACCAACCGCCTCAACTCACTCAAACAGGAGATGATCGAGGCCTGGAACTCTGACCAGCGGGTGAAGGCGCTCAAGATTGGCATCCAG TGTGTGAAGCTGCTCAACCTCTCGGCACCCGAGCACTTCTACCCTAGTAAGTTTGTGTTGGTGATGGACATCCTGAGCACACTGGCTGACCTCGTGTACCAGCGCCTCAAGCAGAAGGCACTTAACGAGAG TTCGCCAGCTAGCAATGCAAGTGTTGCCAGACTGGAGGCGCAGGAGACAGCCCGTAACTGGTTCTACAAGGTGGCCTCCATCAGGGAGCTGCTTCCAAGGTTGTACCTGGAGGCTGCTCTTCTGCCATGTTACTCCCTCACTGATGAAAA agagGGTGAACAAGCTCTGGTACGGCTTGCCCGGATGACCCGAGGCATTGGAGATCCCCTGATTGCTGCCTACACCCGCATGTTCGTGTGTCGCATGGGTGTGGATGTGGTGCCCACCCTCACCCATTACATTGTGGCCACCATTGAGGACTTCCTGCACACTCTCACTCAGCTGCAA TTGTCATTGGCACAGGGCACGTGGCCCGAGGGAGAGACGGACATGAACATGGGGGAGGACAAGAATGTGCTGGCAGCGCGGGTGTTTGCTCCTCCCCTGCAGTGGATGATGCAGTGCCTGGCAGGAAGGGCATCACAGCAGGAGTTGCAG aaTATTGTGCGGATGTGTGAAGGAGCAGAAGGCCTCGGCCAGAACTTAATGTTGGCTGCCCTACTCAACTCTTTCCCCAATGACTTTGTAGCCCTCCAtgcactccctctcactcagcTCATCGCCTCCTGCCTTTATTCAG GTAAGAGCAAGCATGAATTACTGTCAGCATTGGGGAGGTGTGTAAATAAGGTGCCCCCtgcccagcagcagcagctctcTCTCCTGAATGGTGTGTGGAAGCTGATCACCCACATTCCTCTCACCAATGACTACCTTGCCACCGCCGGCGTCTGGCTGGAGTACACTGCCAAGCACTTCTCG TCTTTTGAAGTGAACACACTTCTTGGAGATGTTCTGAAGCATGTGGGAGCAGAGCGAACCCAGGAGCAAATGCATTACTCCTCCCTGCTCATGTTGGTGTCCACAGCGCTCACCAATTCCACCGATCCCCACTCCCTCTTCTCAATG AACAACTTCCTTGGCCTGCTGAGTGTGTTCCAGCGCGACAGTGTGAGTGCCGGGGATGGAGTGACGCGTGGGGTGGTGGAGGCACTGCTGAGCCACCACCCAGGGCACATCACCGATCCAGCACTCGTCCAGCACCTCCTCACCTTCTGTGGGGCACTGCATGACTCAATAAA TGCCCTGACAACAGACGACGAAAGACGACAGCTTTCTCAGCTGATCATATCATTTATTCGACAAGTGAATTTTGGAAGAGACTTTGAGCAGCAGCTGGACTTTTATGTCAATGCAAGAGCTGCTTTTTCAAACCTGGACAGTGTGCTGGCTGCCCTCATTCAG tgtgtgtgtcagctggcTGTGGCCACATGGCAGGTGGTTCACGGCCAGCACTCAGGCAAGACAGCAGCCTTTGTGCGGGCATGTGCTGCCTACTGCTTCATCACAGTGCCCTCACTCACCTCCTCTGCCACTCGCCTGCGACTCTACCTCCTTTCTGGAAATGTGGCCCTTCTCAATAATTGCTTAGGACAGG GAGATGCTTGCATGAAGGCAGCCATCAGGGAGTTGCTAGAGGTAGCTGGCTCACAAgacacagaaggaggagggagtgtggcAGACACTCTCCGTACTCTGACAGCAAACTTGGCCTCAACCCTCATTGCCACACCAGACCCTCCcgatgcctctcctcctctctacctGCTTCGGGGACTCACCAATGCCATCCATTCTTTCCCGTGGCCAAAAGAAACAGATACTCAAGCATTCTTATCAATTACATTATTACATGCACTCTCTGCTGCATGTCAAGATGATTTGCCTTATCATATTCACTCAG TTGAGGGTAATGATGCCTTGTATGGTGGAGATCCACAGGTCTGCCAGGAAGCAAACTCACTGTCAACTCTACTCTTACAGGACATTGTCACTCATATACAG AGTCTTAGTGGCGTGCATGAGAAGCGGTGTGGTCCCGTGGCCCTGGAGCTGTTCTGGTGCATCGTGACCTGGGCTGACCTGACAGACACCCACATGATGAACGTGGCCACACTCATGTGGTCATACATCATGAAGTTCATTGCCTCTCAAGTTGTG AAGCAAGTCCGAGAGCTGCTGATGAAGCAGTCCTCCTATGGCAAGAAGGGTCTCCCACAGCTGATCCAGCACTGCAAAGGATAA